The Palaemon carinicauda isolate YSFRI2023 chromosome 37, ASM3689809v2, whole genome shotgun sequence genome contains a region encoding:
- the LOC137629692 gene encoding uncharacterized protein isoform X1 → MDRQNFERLSRTRHSLLPSESRKQRQRRRTVTENLEEMDSYRFREHIESPDQGAGSQGQGAGSLGQGAGSLGQGAGSLGQGAGSLGQGAGSRGLGAGSQGRGAGSPGRGAGSQGRGAGSRGRGAGSRGRGAGNQGRGTGNRGRGAGRRDQGAYNVGQGAWSVGQGARSVGQDARSVGQGAGSVGQGAGSVGQGAGSVGQGAGSVGQGAGSGGQGAGSGGQGAGSGGHGADSLGQGAGNTVQGPGNPASVSTLRESVIQYAISTRSQVMLPTQQNVLTDERIEADFSVPSSSHGVARENWLPTKEGTSERMSDLTLPIPSIQDEIPINYMPWQRYESTELEAGPTDLSKGNENISVLDDYVGKSVDKQKLKRSDALLPDDLAPPQTVLSSSSSPSSPMPLTSPTTPTSPTSPTSSTSTQNRRSTGYTSRFLFGSPTRVSDLTSPIPSIQDEIPINYMPWQRYESTELEAGPSDLSKGNENISVLDDYVGKSVDKQKLKRSDALLPDDLAPPQTVLSSSSSPSSPMPLTSPTTPTSPTSPTSSTSTQNKCSTGYTSRFLFGSPTRVTITVSPPTESESLPSNLNPERPTSSPIKISPQKLFSKMSIRSPSQKSEGSRNLFSKVKGIISPPKGFMKSKGSKEVPRESLANPFDNMDIDSISAYLPTEVTSMLFTRDQGEHSTTDHDELTNAESQSISARGDYTVSTADHGVLSTTDNLEVSPRVHLHSSNTEVSPSSLSKLLVQSIPLNKEGNSSGAPQAHASVHAHHPVTHPLLQPHLYAHPEYSGQQLLENQPVHAQPEYSGQQLLENQPVHAQPEYSGRQFLENLPVHAQPEYSGQQSLENMPVYSRSIDSTNLPVYSRSIDSTNLPQASTYGTRNISPSVKSKSAKVSKVAIPNVILSPSSFKGHQSYQQAASYSSVGNEQKSTGHLCLPERYESSRSPGSVEPGTPQFVSSTRIAPVSPVRCTPIIPNPSLVNPAENLFCQSRPFQMDPQGFQRGFGEHRIPRGVATNQEVPVRDRLKQLTLSEHLRIQAPPLLSPSKNQRLTTQSIVDLGSSQNLQQRECLSLQIPEIVYLSTRESSSLNLSLSPREQSRQFTTRLGAPQSPISVQPSLHQEPQRRYQSNQSQNWWAMDRNPVPQTLLITSSNLSMTMQPSVKSLGQYFSDQSQSDLIKDRPSPSFSSQPPPSPSYQPALSPSYQPALSPSYQPAPTSSYQPPPTSSYQPAPTAGYQPAPTAGYQPAPSVGYQPAPTAGYKPPPTASYQPTPSPSYQPAPTAGYQPTPSRSYQPAPTAGYQPTPSRSYQPAPTAGYQPTPSRSYQPAPTAGYQPTPSRSYQPAPTAGYQPAPSSGYQPTLSPSYQPAPSPGYRATSPGYRATSPGYRATSPGYRATSPGYRATSPGYWATSPGYRATSPGYRATSPGYRATSPGYLATSPGYRATSPGYRATSPGYRATSPGYGCHSPSVDHQPPHIDHPPPLVSHQPPLVSHQARPVLSVLHPPVQNPRE, encoded by the coding sequence ATGGATCGCCAAAACTTTGAACGCCTTTCAAGAACTCGGCATTCATTGCTGCCATCCGAGTCTCGAAAGCAAAGGCAGAGAAGGAGAACTGTCACTGAAAATCTTGAGGAAATGGACAGTTACAGATTTCGTGAACATATTGAAAGTCCTGACCAAGGAGCAGGGAGTCAAGGTCAAGGTGCCGGGAGTTTAGGTCAAGGTGCCGGGAGTCTAGGTCAAGGTGCCGGGAGTCTAGGTCAAGGTGCCGGGAGTCTAGGTCAAGGTGCTGGGAGTCGAGGTTTAGGTGCTGGGAGTCAAGGTCGAGGGGCCGGGAGTCCAGGTCGAGGGGCCGGGAGTCAAGGTCGAGGCGCCGGGAGTCGAGGTCGAGGCGCCGGGAGTCGAGGTCGAGGCGCCGGGAATCAAGGTCGAGGCACCGGCAATCGAGGTCGAGGCGCAGGGAGACGTGATCAAGGCGCCTATAATGTAGGTCAAGGCGCCTGGAGTGTAGGTCAAGGCGCCAGGAGTGTAGGTCAAGACGCCAGGAGTGTAGGTCAAGGCGCCGGGAGTGTAGGTCAAGGCGCCGGGAGTGTAGGTCAAGGCGCCGGGAGTGTAGGTCAAGGCGCCGGGAGTGTAGGTCAAGGCGCCGGGAGTGGAGGTCAAGGCGCCGGGAGTGGAGGTCAAGGCGCCGGGAGTGGAGGTCATGGCGCCGATAGCCTAGGTCAAGGAGCAGGAAATACAGTTCAAGGTCCCGGAAATCCAGCGAGTGTTTCTACGTTGAGAGAGAGTGTTATTCAATATGCCATAAGCACTCGTTCTCAAGTCATGCTACCCACACAACAAAATGTTCTTACAGATGAAAGAATAGAGGCGGATTTCAGTGTTCCCTCAAGTTCACATGGTGTTGCTCGTGAAAACTGGCTGCCTACCAAAGAAGGAACATCTGAAAGAATGTCTGATTTAACCTTGCCGATTCCTTCTATCCAAGATGAGATCCCTATAAATTATATGCCTTGGCAAAGATATGAAAGTACAGAGTTAGAAGCAGGTCCCACAGATTTGTCTAAAGGTAATGAAAATATAAGTGTGTTGGATGATTATGTGGGTAAAAGTGTTGATAAACAAAAATTGAAGAGGTCAGATGCTCTATTACCTGATGATTTAGCTCCTCCCCAAACTGTTTTATCTTCCAGCAGCTCTCCTTCTAGCCCAATGCCTCTCACAAGCCCCACAACCCCAACAAGTCCTACATCCCCAACAAGTTCCACTTCTACTCAGAATAGGCGCTCGACTGGGTACACATCTCGTTTTCTATTTGGATCCCCAACTCGAGTGTCTGATTTAACCTCGCCGATTCCTTCTATCCAAGATGAGATCCCTATAAATTATATGCCTTGGCAAAGATATGAAAGTACAGAGTTAGAAGCAGGTCCCTCAGATTTGTCTAAAGGTAATGAAAATATAAGTGTGTTGGATGATTATGTGGGTAAAAGTGTTGATAAACAAAAATTGAAGAGGTCAGATGCTCTATTACCTGATGATTTAGCTCCTCCCCAAACTGTTTTATCTTCCAGCAGCTCTCCTTCTAGCCCAATGCCTCTCACAAGCCCCACAACCCCAACAAGTCCTACATCCCCAACAAGTTCCACTTCTACTCAGAATAAGTGCTCGACTGGGTACACATCTCGTTTTCTATTTGGATCCCCAACTCGAGTGACAATAACAGTAAGCCCACCCACTGAATCTGAATCCCTACCTAGTAATTTAAATCCAGAAAGGCCCACATCATCTCCCATTAAGATTTCTCCCCAAAAACTTTTCTCTAAGATGTCAATTCGTTCTCCAAGCCAAAAGAGTGAAGGGTCAAGAAACTTATTTTCAAAAGTCAAGGGTATAATTAGTCCCCCAAAAGGTTTCATGAAGAGTAAAGGTTCAAAGGAGGTACCTAGGGAATCATTGGCTAATCCCTTTGATAATATGGACATAGATAGTATTAGTGCCTATTTACCCACTGAAGTTACTAGTATGCTTTTCACCAGAGATCAAGGTGAACATTCTACTACAGATCATGATGAATTAACTAATGCTGAAAGCCAATCAATTTCTGCAAGGGGTGACTATACAGTTTCAACTGCAGACCATGGAGTACTTTCTACTACTGACAATTTAGAGGTTTCCCCTAGGGTGCATCTTCATTCCTCTAATACAGAAGTTTCCCCTTCATCCCTTTCCAAACTCCTTGTTCAATCTATCCCTCTGAACAAGGAAGGCAATTCCTCTGGAGCTCCACAAGCTCATGCATCAGTCCATGCACATCATCCAGTTACTCATCCATTATTGCAACCACATCTGTATGCTCATCCAGAATACTCTGGTCAACAGTTATTAGAAAATCAGCCAGTACATGCGCAGCCAGAATACTCTGGTCAACAGTTATTAGAAAATCAGCCAGTACATGCGCAGCCAGAATATTCCGGTCGACAGTTTTTAGAAAATCTGCCAGTACATGCTCAACCAGAATATTCTGGTCAACAGTCATTAGAAAATATGCCCGTATACAGCAGGTCTATAGACTCGACAAATTTGCCCGTATACAGCAGGTCTATAGACTCGACAAATTTGCCACAAGCATCAACTTACGGAACCAGAAATATTTCACCTTCGGTGAAAAGTAAAAGTGCTAAGGTGTCAAAAGTAGCAATCCCAAATGTTATCCTTTCTCCTAGTTCATTTAAAGGACATCAAAGCTACCAGCAAGCAGCAAGTTATTCGTCTGTTGGTAACGAGCAAAAGAGCACAGGGCATTTGTGCCTTCCAGAAAGATATGAAAGTTCCAGGTCACCAGGTAGTGTAGAACCTGGAACTCCTCAATTTGTAAGCTCAACTCGGATTGCTCCCGTCTCGCCTGTAAGATGTACTCCCATTATTCCCAATCCATCGCTGGTAAATCCTGCAGAAAATCTGTTTTGCCAGAGTAGGCCATTTCAAATGGACCCTCAAGGTTTTCAAAGAGGATTTGGTGAGCATCGTATTCCACGTGGAGTTGCAACTAATCAAGAGGTACCAGTACGGGATCGATTAAAACAATTAACTTTGTCTGAACATTTGAGAATTCAAGCTCCCCCATTACTCTCTCCATCCAAAAATCAAAGGTTAACTACTCAATCCATTGTAGATCTTGGGTCCTCTCAAAATTTGCAACAAAGGGAGTGTTTATCATTGCAGATTCCTGAAATAGTCTATTTAAGCACTAGAGAATCCTCTTCCCTAAATTTGAGTTTATCCCCTCGCGAGCAATCTCGGCAATTTACTACGAGATTAGGAGCACCTCAGTCTCCAATAAGTGTTCAGCCTTCTCTTCATCAAGAACCACAAAGACGATACCAAAGTAATCAATCTCAAAATTGGTGGGCTATGGATCGGAACCCGGTGCCACAAACGTTACTAATTACTTCCTCAAATCTGTCTATGACAATGCAACCTTCTGTAAAATCACTGGGCCAATATTTTTCAGATCAGAGCCAATCAGATTTAATAAAAGATAGACCATCACCAAGCTTCTCTAGTCAACCACCACCATCTCCTAGTTACCAGCCAGCACTATCTCCTAGTTACCAGCCAGCACTATCTCCTAGTTACCAGCCAGCACCAACTTCCAGTTACCAGCCACCACCAACTTCCAGTTACCAGCCAGCACCAACTGCCGGTTACCAGCCAGCACCAACTGCCGGTTACCAGCCAGCACCATCTGTCGGTTACCAGCCAGCACCAACTGCCGGTTACAAGCCACCGCCAACTGCCAGTTACCAGCCAACACCATCTCCTAGTTACCAGCCAGCACCAACTGCCGGTTACCAGCCAACACCATCTCGTAGTTACCAGCCAGCACCAACTGCCGGTTACCAGCCAACACCATCTCGTAGTTACCAGCCAGCACCAACTGCCGGTTACCAGCCAACACCATCTCGTAGTTACCAGCCAGCACCAACTGCCGGTTACCAGCCAACACCATCTCGTAGTTACCAGCCAGCACCAACTGCCGGTTACCAGCCCGCTCCATCTTCTGGTTACCAGCCAACACTATCTCCTAGTTACCAGCCAGCGCCATCTCCCGGTTACCGGGCAACCTCTCCCGGTTACCGGGCAACCTCTCCCGGATACCGGGCAACCTCTCCCGGATACCGGGCAACCTCTCCCGGATACCGGGCAACCTCTCCCGGATACTGGGCAACCTCTCCCGGATACCGGGCAACCTCTCCCGGATACCGGGCAACCTCTCCCGGTTACCGGGCAACCTCTCCCGGATACCTTGCAACCTCTCCCGGATACCGGGCAACCTCTCCCGGATACCGGGCAACCTCTCCCGGATACCGGGCAACCTCTCCTGGTTATGGTTGTCATTCACCATCTGTTGATCATCAGCCCCCACATATTGATCATCCGCCACCACTTGTCAGTCATCAGCCACCACTTGTCAGTCATCAGGCTAGGCCTGTTCTTTCAGTATTGCATCCTCCTGTTCAAAATCCAAGAGAATAG
- the LOC137629692 gene encoding uncharacterized protein isoform X2 yields MDRQNFERLSRTRHSLLPSESRKQRQRRRTVTENLEEMDSYRFREHIESPDQGAGSQGQGAGSLGQGAGSLGQGAGSLGQGAGSLGQGAGSRGLGAGSQGRGAGSPGRGAGSQGRGAGSRGRGAGSRGRGAGNQGRGTGNRGRGAGRRDQGAYNVGQGAWSVGQGARSVGQDARSVGQGAGSVGQGAGSVGQGAGSVGQGAGSVGQGAGSGGQGAGSGGQGAGSGGHGADSLGQGAGNTVQGPGNPASVSTLRESVIQYAISTRSQVMLPTQQNVLTDERIEADFSVPSSSHGVARENWLPTKEGTSERMSDLTLPIPSIQDEIPINYMPWQRYESTELEAGPTDLSKGNENISVLDDYVGKSVDKQKLKRSDALLPDDLAPPQTVLSSSSSPSSPMPLTSPTTPTSPTSPTSSTSTQNRRSTGYTSRFLFGSPTRVSDLTSPIPSIQDEIPINYMPWQRYESTELEAGPSDLSKGNENISVLDDYVGKSVDKQKLKRSDALLPDDLAPPQTVLSSSSSPSSPMPLTSPTTPTSPTSPTSSTSTQNKCSTGYTSRFLFGSPTRVTITVSPPTESESLPSNLNPERPTSSPIKISPQKLFSKMSIRSPSQKSEGSRNLFSKVKGIISPPKGFMKSKGSKEVPRESLANPFDNMDIDSISAYLPTEVTSMLFTRDQGEHSTTDHDELTNAESQSISARGDYTVSTADHGVLSTTDNLEVSPRVHLHSSNTEVSPSSLSKLLVQSIPLNKEGNSSGAPQAHASVHAHHPVTHPLLQPHLYAHPEYSGQQLLENQPVHAQPEYSGQQLLENQPVHAQPEYSGRQFLENLPVHAQPEYSGQQSLENMPVYSRSIDSTNLPQASTYGTRNISPSVKSKSAKVSKVAIPNVILSPSSFKGHQSYQQAASYSSVGNEQKSTGHLCLPERYESSRSPGSVEPGTPQFVSSTRIAPVSPVRCTPIIPNPSLVNPAENLFCQSRPFQMDPQGFQRGFGEHRIPRGVATNQEVPVRDRLKQLTLSEHLRIQAPPLLSPSKNQRLTTQSIVDLGSSQNLQQRECLSLQIPEIVYLSTRESSSLNLSLSPREQSRQFTTRLGAPQSPISVQPSLHQEPQRRYQSNQSQNWWAMDRNPVPQTLLITSSNLSMTMQPSVKSLGQYFSDQSQSDLIKDRPSPSFSSQPPPSPSYQPALSPSYQPALSPSYQPAPTSSYQPPPTSSYQPAPTAGYQPAPTAGYQPAPSVGYQPAPTAGYKPPPTASYQPTPSPSYQPAPTAGYQPTPSRSYQPAPTAGYQPTPSRSYQPAPTAGYQPTPSRSYQPAPTAGYQPTPSRSYQPAPTAGYQPAPSSGYQPTLSPSYQPAPSPGYRATSPGYRATSPGYRATSPGYRATSPGYRATSPGYWATSPGYRATSPGYRATSPGYRATSPGYLATSPGYRATSPGYRATSPGYRATSPGYGCHSPSVDHQPPHIDHPPPLVSHQPPLVSHQARPVLSVLHPPVQNPRE; encoded by the exons ATGGATCGCCAAAACTTTGAACGCCTTTCAAGAACTCGGCATTCATTGCTGCCATCCGAGTCTCGAAAGCAAAGGCAGAGAAGGAGAACTGTCACTGAAAATCTTGAGGAAATGGACAGTTACAGATTTCGTGAACATATTGAAAGTCCTGACCAAGGAGCAGGGAGTCAAGGTCAAGGTGCCGGGAGTTTAGGTCAAGGTGCCGGGAGTCTAGGTCAAGGTGCCGGGAGTCTAGGTCAAGGTGCCGGGAGTCTAGGTCAAGGTGCTGGGAGTCGAGGTTTAGGTGCTGGGAGTCAAGGTCGAGGGGCCGGGAGTCCAGGTCGAGGGGCCGGGAGTCAAGGTCGAGGCGCCGGGAGTCGAGGTCGAGGCGCCGGGAGTCGAGGTCGAGGCGCCGGGAATCAAGGTCGAGGCACCGGCAATCGAGGTCGAGGCGCAGGGAGACGTGATCAAGGCGCCTATAATGTAGGTCAAGGCGCCTGGAGTGTAGGTCAAGGCGCCAGGAGTGTAGGTCAAGACGCCAGGAGTGTAGGTCAAGGCGCCGGGAGTGTAGGTCAAGGCGCCGGGAGTGTAGGTCAAGGCGCCGGGAGTGTAGGTCAAGGCGCCGGGAGTGTAGGTCAAGGCGCCGGGAGTGGAGGTCAAGGCGCCGGGAGTGGAGGTCAAGGCGCCGGGAGTGGAGGTCATGGCGCCGATAGCCTAGGTCAAGGAGCAGGAAATACAGTTCAAGGTCCCGGAAATCCAGCGAGTGTTTCTACGTTGAGAGAGAGTGTTATTCAATATGCCATAAGCACTCGTTCTCAAGTCATGCTACCCACACAACAAAATGTTCTTACAGATGAAAGAATAGAGGCGGATTTCAGTGTTCCCTCAAGTTCACATGGTGTTGCTCGTGAAAACTGGCTGCCTACCAAAGAAGGAACATCTGAAAGAATGTCTGATTTAACCTTGCCGATTCCTTCTATCCAAGATGAGATCCCTATAAATTATATGCCTTGGCAAAGATATGAAAGTACAGAGTTAGAAGCAGGTCCCACAGATTTGTCTAAAGGTAATGAAAATATAAGTGTGTTGGATGATTATGTGGGTAAAAGTGTTGATAAACAAAAATTGAAGAGGTCAGATGCTCTATTACCTGATGATTTAGCTCCTCCCCAAACTGTTTTATCTTCCAGCAGCTCTCCTTCTAGCCCAATGCCTCTCACAAGCCCCACAACCCCAACAAGTCCTACATCCCCAACAAGTTCCACTTCTACTCAGAATAGGCGCTCGACTGGGTACACATCTCGTTTTCTATTTGGATCCCCAACTCGAGTGTCTGATTTAACCTCGCCGATTCCTTCTATCCAAGATGAGATCCCTATAAATTATATGCCTTGGCAAAGATATGAAAGTACAGAGTTAGAAGCAGGTCCCTCAGATTTGTCTAAAGGTAATGAAAATATAAGTGTGTTGGATGATTATGTGGGTAAAAGTGTTGATAAACAAAAATTGAAGAGGTCAGATGCTCTATTACCTGATGATTTAGCTCCTCCCCAAACTGTTTTATCTTCCAGCAGCTCTCCTTCTAGCCCAATGCCTCTCACAAGCCCCACAACCCCAACAAGTCCTACATCCCCAACAAGTTCCACTTCTACTCAGAATAAGTGCTCGACTGGGTACACATCTCGTTTTCTATTTGGATCCCCAACTCGAGTGACAATAACAGTAAGCCCACCCACTGAATCTGAATCCCTACCTAGTAATTTAAATCCAGAAAGGCCCACATCATCTCCCATTAAGATTTCTCCCCAAAAACTTTTCTCTAAGATGTCAATTCGTTCTCCAAGCCAAAAGAGTGAAGGGTCAAGAAACTTATTTTCAAAAGTCAAGGGTATAATTAGTCCCCCAAAAGGTTTCATGAAGAGTAAAGGTTCAAAGGAGGTACCTAGGGAATCATTGGCTAATCCCTTTGATAATATGGACATAGATAGTATTAGTGCCTATTTACCCACTGAAGTTACTAGTATGCTTTTCACCAGAGATCAAGGTGAACATTCTACTACAGATCATGATGAATTAACTAATGCTGAAAGCCAATCAATTTCTGCAAGGGGTGACTATACAGTTTCAACTGCAGACCATGGAGTACTTTCTACTACTGACAATTTAGAGGTTTCCCCTAGGGTGCATCTTCATTCCTCTAATACAGAAGTTTCCCCTTCATCCCTTTCCAAACTCCTTGTTCAATCTATCCCTCTGAACAAGGAAGGCAATTCCTCTGGAGCTCCACAAGCTCATGCATCAGTCCATGCACATCATCCAGTTACTCATCCATTATTGCAACCACATCTGTATGCTCATCCAGAATACTCTGGTCAACAGTTATTAGAAAATCAGCCAGTACATGCGCAGCCAGAATACTCTGGTCAACAGTTATTAGAAAATCAGCCAGTACATGCGCAGCCAGAATATTCCGGTCGACAGTTTTTAGAAAATCTGCCAGTACATGCTCAACCAGAATATTCTGGTCAACAGTCATTAGAAAATATGCCCGTATACAGCAG GTCTATAGACTCGACAAATTTGCCACAAGCATCAACTTACGGAACCAGAAATATTTCACCTTCGGTGAAAAGTAAAAGTGCTAAGGTGTCAAAAGTAGCAATCCCAAATGTTATCCTTTCTCCTAGTTCATTTAAAGGACATCAAAGCTACCAGCAAGCAGCAAGTTATTCGTCTGTTGGTAACGAGCAAAAGAGCACAGGGCATTTGTGCCTTCCAGAAAGATATGAAAGTTCCAGGTCACCAGGTAGTGTAGAACCTGGAACTCCTCAATTTGTAAGCTCAACTCGGATTGCTCCCGTCTCGCCTGTAAGATGTACTCCCATTATTCCCAATCCATCGCTGGTAAATCCTGCAGAAAATCTGTTTTGCCAGAGTAGGCCATTTCAAATGGACCCTCAAGGTTTTCAAAGAGGATTTGGTGAGCATCGTATTCCACGTGGAGTTGCAACTAATCAAGAGGTACCAGTACGGGATCGATTAAAACAATTAACTTTGTCTGAACATTTGAGAATTCAAGCTCCCCCATTACTCTCTCCATCCAAAAATCAAAGGTTAACTACTCAATCCATTGTAGATCTTGGGTCCTCTCAAAATTTGCAACAAAGGGAGTGTTTATCATTGCAGATTCCTGAAATAGTCTATTTAAGCACTAGAGAATCCTCTTCCCTAAATTTGAGTTTATCCCCTCGCGAGCAATCTCGGCAATTTACTACGAGATTAGGAGCACCTCAGTCTCCAATAAGTGTTCAGCCTTCTCTTCATCAAGAACCACAAAGACGATACCAAAGTAATCAATCTCAAAATTGGTGGGCTATGGATCGGAACCCGGTGCCACAAACGTTACTAATTACTTCCTCAAATCTGTCTATGACAATGCAACCTTCTGTAAAATCACTGGGCCAATATTTTTCAGATCAGAGCCAATCAGATTTAATAAAAGATAGACCATCACCAAGCTTCTCTAGTCAACCACCACCATCTCCTAGTTACCAGCCAGCACTATCTCCTAGTTACCAGCCAGCACTATCTCCTAGTTACCAGCCAGCACCAACTTCCAGTTACCAGCCACCACCAACTTCCAGTTACCAGCCAGCACCAACTGCCGGTTACCAGCCAGCACCAACTGCCGGTTACCAGCCAGCACCATCTGTCGGTTACCAGCCAGCACCAACTGCCGGTTACAAGCCACCGCCAACTGCCAGTTACCAGCCAACACCATCTCCTAGTTACCAGCCAGCACCAACTGCCGGTTACCAGCCAACACCATCTCGTAGTTACCAGCCAGCACCAACTGCCGGTTACCAGCCAACACCATCTCGTAGTTACCAGCCAGCACCAACTGCCGGTTACCAGCCAACACCATCTCGTAGTTACCAGCCAGCACCAACTGCCGGTTACCAGCCAACACCATCTCGTAGTTACCAGCCAGCACCAACTGCCGGTTACCAGCCCGCTCCATCTTCTGGTTACCAGCCAACACTATCTCCTAGTTACCAGCCAGCGCCATCTCCCGGTTACCGGGCAACCTCTCCCGGTTACCGGGCAACCTCTCCCGGATACCGGGCAACCTCTCCCGGATACCGGGCAACCTCTCCCGGATACCGGGCAACCTCTCCCGGATACTGGGCAACCTCTCCCGGATACCGGGCAACCTCTCCCGGATACCGGGCAACCTCTCCCGGTTACCGGGCAACCTCTCCCGGATACCTTGCAACCTCTCCCGGATACCGGGCAACCTCTCCCGGATACCGGGCAACCTCTCCCGGATACCGGGCAACCTCTCCTGGTTATGGTTGTCATTCACCATCTGTTGATCATCAGCCCCCACATATTGATCATCCGCCACCACTTGTCAGTCATCAGCCACCACTTGTCAGTCATCAGGCTAGGCCTGTTCTTTCAGTATTGCATCCTCCTGTTCAAAATCCAAGAGAATAG